acgcaatctttaaaaacacatgtagagtgctgcagatcaaagctaacaatatactgaaacataaaatttatatcacacttcacaggggtgcgagggtgcatggtcgcaacagatggtggaggtgtggtaggccgctgggtcattattgcgtctgtaatgtcttcaaatatttcagctaccctgttatgtcccgtgtgatgttaaaaaaaatgcaatcaatgattgtgaacttacgtgatgtcccggactgtgggctcccattgGTGTCTgacgatggggtactggtggcaatggtgggtctcacttgccgccgctgtctctctacacctaaagtaaagaatcacaatgtttacacacaaatgttgagtgctgcagatcaaagcttacaatatactaaaacataaaatagagatcacactttacaggggtgcgatactcagacatgtatgtgggctctggtgttcaatggtcttcctgtctttggaaaacgtattatttcatcagtaggccaacctcctccgttaatatttttgggaaattgagaaactaaaaataatggacatcataataatttcaagatggtggttgagattagggaacccgacaagttttctcacggacaacgcatattctgcttggaaaataactaaattttacaaaaacggggcatgtgttttaatgtatttgaggtcacgttggcgaccatgagcgcaagcctccctcccaaaccccccccctcctgacagcgtgcatctcccattccccccatactagtacttgcctcgccttgcctccgcacgcaactcagcaaacatttgtggcgttttatagcggaggtcagcccattttttacgcagctgaagctgactgcggcagacgccaaacctcctctccatcattctggctatgtggccaagcacttcccgcttgtggatgtgtgggtgggcagggcggctctccagaccctcataatccagggcatccatctgaccaataaaaaaaaggagctctggctgccccagaggagcagaacgcattctcgccgccattttagatggaatgaccctgaacagcaacgcccagaggaggagctgtactccgccgtcctgccgccagatcggcatcgcaatagcgttgccgtttatggacagcgtcacatttgtgacggctgagcggtacggaatgaacgcacatagtaaatgccgttcgaaggatggttatttaacgccggagcgtcacgtaatgtacgctcgtggtctatgacggcgtgatgacgttacagcgttccggcgtgcctgcgctagcttgttttggttccctgacatcctgagaatggctgccagtcgccgtgatcctcctatgggcatcccagagctcaagttccttattggaacaatggatcggatgcagtacgaaacaacagggctggtgctgcaccgcaaccagcacaaggaggaagttgtccgtgtggtgtctgagggcctcaggaagcggtttgggataactcgcagcaaggcccagattgtgaaaaaatggggcgatctcaagtccaaaagcccagagcgcctgcaggagcttcgcaaggagattcgcagaggtcagtacgcaggtacccaaaagtatgtggcacagctatggggcagtttgaacgttgcagagccactatgtgccacagctatggggcagtatgaacgttgcagagccactatgtgccacagcttgaacgttgcagagccactgtgtggcacagctatgggacagtttgaacgttgcagagccactatgtgccacagctatggggcagtatgaacgttgcagagccactatgcggcacagctatgggacagtttgaacgttgcagagccactatgtgccacagctatgggacagtatgaacggtgaaaagtactatgtggcacagctaactgcagacctaccttttttttttccttcacagaggcaaagagacagcaccgccgccgccacgaggcatcccgcacagcctcttctggatctgtgccctccgggtcaactcctccagatcctagtaggttcccacaattatgtgatttggattcagttgcaggtcccctcttccccccccctcccccggcagccagtgttgccatatatgctaacagaccttttttttttaattcattttttttttttccttcacagaggcaaagacacagcaccaccgccgccacgaggcatcccgcacagcctcttctggatctgtgccctccgggtcaactcctccagatcctagtaggttcccacaattatgtgatttggattcagttgcaggtcccctcttccccccccctcccccggcagccagtgttgccatatatgctaacagaccttttttttttttttcccttcacagaggcaaagagacagcgccgccgccgacagcacgaggcattcaacatggactctgatcccgaagtgccctccgtgcctcaacatcctagtaggttcccacaataaagttatttgattttgtggcaggcccactctttcacccccaacccaaacaccaacccccccccccccccccccaagtcagtattgccttatatgctgactgtttttttttcttttttttccttcacagaagcaaagacacatcgggagactacagtgttattaatgttatgttttttgacccacagctgtcgtcagtgtgaacaaggaggatcttgaagccggcatagaaaggcttatccacactatggcgcggattcaggagcagcacaatgtggcaatggaggagctgcagaagcttcgggacatgtgccagcagttggaggcgggccaataatacatttttggttgttacattaaaaatatttagttaaactatgattccatttttttggtattagttaactgtacatgaatttgttacattaatttgtgccctcatacagtgctgtgatcgagacacaccaatcaaacagtcgtgatagaatttctaataaaagcttttatttgaaacattattttaacaagacaataaaataaaaagtaatgtaaaagaagttaggaaatcacaaattgtgatacgacgattcttccggctgaaaactttggtgcctgacgggcgaagccatatgtgaaggtattggcgtgtaggagtggttagggggtggctggacgaagtgggaaacgggaacattgtgtcgcattggtgtctgacactgtgaccaaccattgtaatatgagggctctgtccgctgcattggccgggaatagaccaaacgagtgtgcttgtccaaatcgccatctgtacccttgtttactgcttccaatattagacgctccgctagtgttctttggctgtcgtccattttggccagtttgtcaacaacatagtgtccaaacccctgcaacgcagggctaacattgtttgttaacaccttttttgcaaggctcaacagttcatgtgaaacgtctgaggtggctttccgtttccttggaccttgcctcgattgagtcctggcaggtgccgcctccactaaatctgttgtcgcgcagtcctgtgaacagtccagtgtactgtcctgcgcactgtcatcctgggggaaaaaaaaaaaaaacaagttacgaacctggcaacaaaaagtttgaccaccataaccgcatccaaactatatattcgtagtaggtaaaaaaaggttgtaatatattttaagcttagtaatattctttaaccttcccatttatttaatacttttaaaaacactgttctgactgctaggggaacctgatgaatattttatagtctaaatagtctcaacaagagtacatcggcagcttgaagc
The Ranitomeya imitator isolate aRanImi1 chromosome 3, aRanImi1.pri, whole genome shotgun sequence genome window above contains:
- the LOC138672176 gene encoding uncharacterized protein, giving the protein MSNRREFIEIYQSFPCLWKIKSPEYCNREKRQEGYLKLIELYNRHAPEEPANEAVIKKKIQALRTVWRKELNKVLHTTKSGASTEDVYVPKLWYFEHLNFLRDQEVPRTSTCFRLLAPVEQIVSENHAEQESQGQQDDSAQDSTLDCSQDCATTDLVEAAPARTQSRQGPRKRKATSDVSHELLSLAKKVLTNNVSPALQGFGHYVVDKLAKMDDSQRTLAERLILEAVNKGTDGDLDKHTRLVYSRPMQRTEPSYYNGWSQCQTPMRHNVPVSHFVQPPPNHSYTPIPSHMASPVRHQSFQPEESSYHNL